The Methanothrix soehngenii GP6 genome has a window encoding:
- a CDS encoding NAD(P)/FAD-dependent oxidoreductase → MKVAVIGGGIAGAELIRVAAPCPLEFTLIEPKKQIEMQALYPEYLGGVARLQDLAAPLKPFCERVGAHHIQEKALRLEGSTVVCERSQVEFDYAVIATGAAQNYFGIRGVENTFSINTLEETKRARRFVEDNYPERIMIMGSGLTGVEAASILAESLDASIYVIEARERVLPQFSAQTSELVERALSKRGVNILTSTQVAEVKKDCIMFTDDTCLDCDMAIWTAGVKPSQFIQDLDLPKKNGWLLVDPYLNLKSNLFAIGDCAWVEIDGRLATKTGLEAERQAKYLARHLSHLIKGRALERYSVRASTDSQVALISLGSDCAVGVVGKTCIGVPTRLIYSLKSWIDKSFIKRFK, encoded by the coding sequence ATGAAGGTAGCGGTTATTGGCGGAGGCATTGCCGGCGCAGAGCTGATAAGAGTGGCGGCACCCTGCCCACTGGAGTTCACCCTGATCGAGCCCAAAAAGCAGATAGAGATGCAAGCCCTCTATCCCGAGTATCTGGGAGGGGTCGCCAGGCTGCAGGACCTGGCCGCCCCCCTCAAACCATTTTGCGAGCGGGTGGGAGCCCATCACATCCAGGAGAAGGCCCTCCGCCTGGAGGGAAGCACCGTGGTCTGCGAGAGGTCACAGGTGGAGTTCGACTATGCAGTCATCGCCACCGGTGCCGCTCAGAACTACTTCGGCATCCGGGGCGTCGAGAACACCTTCTCCATCAACACCCTGGAGGAGACCAAGAGGGCCCGACGATTCGTGGAGGATAACTATCCGGAGAGGATCATGATCATGGGCTCGGGCCTCACCGGGGTGGAGGCGGCATCCATCCTGGCGGAGAGCCTTGATGCCAGCATATATGTCATTGAGGCGAGGGAGCGCGTCCTGCCCCAGTTCTCAGCTCAAACGTCCGAGCTGGTGGAGAGGGCCCTGTCCAAGAGGGGGGTGAACATCCTCACCTCCACCCAGGTGGCTGAGGTCAAGAAGGACTGCATAATGTTCACCGACGATACCTGCCTGGACTGCGATATGGCCATATGGACGGCAGGAGTGAAGCCCTCCCAGTTTATCCAGGATCTGGACCTGCCCAAGAAGAACGGCTGGCTGCTGGTGGACCCCTACCTCAATTTAAAGAGCAATCTGTTTGCTATAGGCGATTGCGCCTGGGTGGAGATCGATGGCCGTCTGGCCACCAAGACCGGTCTGGAGGCGGAGAGGCAGGCCAAGTACCTCGCTCGCCATCTCTCTCATCTGATAAAAGGTAGGGCCCTGGAGAGGTATTCGGTCCGGGCCAGCACCGACAGCCAGGTAGCGCTCATATCCCTGGGCTCGGACTGCGCAGTGGGTGTGGTGGGGAAGACCTGCATTGGAGTGCCCACCAGGCTGATCTACTCTCTGAAGAGCTGGATCGATAAGTCATTTATCAAGAGATTTAAGTAG
- a CDS encoding winged helix-turn-helix domain-containing protein, with product MDESLFIRVLGIKSPVLKVLDFLMDNECFDYSKTDIAEGANLSRATLFKAWPKLEALDLITATRSVGQAKMYRLNKKNPIVKKLMELDDTISEYFALKYCDSRACSCNDISDVVGPGQDLIKEIIKYESDSPSDERDRNEQLLLANE from the coding sequence ATGGATGAGTCCTTATTCATAAGAGTACTTGGAATTAAAAGCCCAGTGCTAAAGGTACTGGACTTTTTAATGGATAACGAGTGCTTTGATTATTCAAAAACAGATATAGCAGAAGGTGCAAATCTAAGTAGAGCCACACTATTCAAGGCGTGGCCTAAATTAGAGGCGTTGGACCTGATTACCGCCACCAGGTCAGTAGGCCAAGCGAAGATGTACAGGTTGAATAAAAAGAACCCCATCGTAAAGAAGCTCATGGAGCTGGATGACACGATCTCCGAGTATTTTGCTCTGAAATACTGCGACTCTAGGGCATGTTCCTGCAATGACATTTCAGATGTAGTAGGGCCGGGCCAGGATTTGATAAAAGAGATCATCAAGTATGAGAGCGATTCGCCCAGTGATGAAAGAGACCGGAATGAACAGCTGCTGTTAGCTAATGAATGA
- the rnhA gene encoding ribonuclease HI yields MITVYFDGLCYPKNPGGVAAYGYLICRDKEPIWKGFGAVGEGRGMTNNVAEYEGLLAAARWLNDEEIDEKIQIRGDSELVIKQMKGEYRVNSATSKRYVPQIKELLVGKEVSFQWVPREKNEEADRLSRVAYESYVRRKKSGSDSVSAN; encoded by the coding sequence ATGATCACTGTTTACTTCGACGGCCTCTGCTATCCCAAAAATCCCGGTGGAGTGGCGGCCTATGGCTATCTGATCTGCCGCGACAAGGAGCCGATCTGGAAGGGCTTTGGCGCTGTAGGGGAGGGCCGGGGGATGACCAACAACGTGGCGGAGTACGAGGGCCTCTTGGCCGCAGCCCGGTGGCTGAATGACGAGGAGATCGATGAGAAGATACAGATCCGGGGGGACTCGGAGCTGGTGATCAAGCAGATGAAAGGGGAGTACCGGGTGAACTCGGCCACCTCCAAGAGGTATGTCCCCCAGATCAAGGAGCTTCTGGTGGGAAAGGAGGTGAGCTTTCAATGGGTTCCGCGAGAGAAGAACGAAGAGGCAGACCGGCTCTCACGGGTGGCGTATGAGAGCTATGTGCGAAGGAAAAAGAGCGGCTCTGATTCGGTATCTGCTAATTGA
- a CDS encoding PDDEXK nuclease domain-containing protein yields the protein MKKAFRMREEQDPAGKIAESEENEVSVASEELVGSIRPLIEQAKARVAQSVNSELVLLYWQIGKRIRYDLPAESRAEYGAKVVELVSERLAAEYGKGFRRSNVFHMIHFAEVFDDAKIVQTLSGQLSWSHFIEIIYLKDPLQRQFYTEMARVERWSVRTLRKKIQGMLYERTAISRKPEELARQELVALQDDDRMTPDLVFRDPYLLDFLGLEDIYSERDLEAAILRELERFLLELGTDFSFIARQKRMTIGDRDFYLDLLFYHRSLHRLVAIELKLGSFDAAYKGQMELYLRWLDRYERRPGEEPPIGLILCGEKNREQIELLQLDRGEIRVAEYLVELPPREMLEAKLHEAIRLAKGQVEAREEKPPGWDRHNSGSSG from the coding sequence ATGAAGAAAGCCTTCCGAATGAGAGAAGAACAGGACCCTGCTGGCAAAATAGCAGAATCGGAAGAGAATGAGGTATCCGTTGCCTCCGAAGAGCTTGTCGGCAGCATCCGGCCACTCATAGAGCAGGCAAAGGCCCGTGTCGCTCAATCAGTAAACTCCGAGCTTGTGCTCCTCTACTGGCAAATCGGCAAGCGCATCCGCTATGATCTGCCAGCCGAGAGCCGGGCTGAGTATGGGGCGAAAGTTGTCGAGCTGGTGAGCGAGAGGCTGGCTGCAGAGTACGGGAAGGGCTTTCGCCGCAGCAATGTCTTTCACATGATCCATTTTGCCGAGGTCTTCGATGATGCCAAGATAGTCCAGACACTGTCTGGACAATTATCATGGTCCCATTTCATTGAGATCATCTACCTCAAGGATCCTCTGCAGCGACAGTTCTACACCGAGATGGCCAGGGTGGAGCGCTGGAGCGTGCGAACCTTGAGAAAGAAGATCCAGGGCATGCTTTATGAGCGCACCGCCATCTCCCGTAAGCCGGAGGAGCTGGCCAGACAGGAGCTGGTGGCTCTGCAGGATGATGACCGCATGACCCCCGATCTGGTCTTCCGGGATCCCTATCTACTGGACTTCCTGGGGCTGGAGGACATCTACAGCGAGCGGGATCTGGAGGCAGCCATCCTCCGGGAGCTGGAGAGGTTCCTGCTGGAGTTGGGTACGGACTTCAGCTTCATCGCCCGGCAGAAGCGTATGACCATCGGAGACAGGGACTTCTACCTCGACCTGCTCTTCTATCACCGCAGCCTGCATCGTCTGGTGGCCATAGAGCTCAAGCTGGGCAGCTTCGATGCTGCCTACAAGGGCCAGATGGAGCTTTATCTGCGCTGGCTGGACAGATACGAGCGTCGGCCGGGTGAGGAGCCGCCCATAGGGCTGATCCTGTGCGGCGAGAAGAACCGGGAGCAGATTGAACTTTTGCAGCTCGACCGGGGCGAGATCAGGGTGGCTGAATATCTGGTGGAGCTACCACCGAGGGAGATGCTGGAGGCCAAGTTGCATGAGGCCATACGGCTGGCTAAGGGGCAGGTGGAAGCAAGAGAAGAAAAGCCTCCTGGATGGGATCGCCACAATAGCGGTTCTTCAGGATGA
- the hemB gene encoding porphobilinogen synthase: MRRMRRLRVPGIREMVSETDLGIQNLVQPIFVDERITEPRMIESMPGQYHQSIESVAAEAGALEDLGVPAVLLFGLPSTKDEMGSAAADPDGVIQKAVRAIKECTSLLVITDLCLCEYTSHGHCGLVRGERVLNDETLPLLGEVAVSQAQAGADIVAPSGMMDHMVRAIRTSLDWEGFADTPILSYSAKYASTFYGPFREAAQSGFAFGDRRGYQMDPANFAEALWEVQLDIEEGADMVMVKPAMPYLDVLRAVKEMFGMPTAAYQVSGEYSMIQAAAERGWLDERAAFLESLMCIKRAGADMIITYWAKEYARQCEG; this comes from the coding sequence ATGAGGAGAATGAGGCGGCTGAGAGTGCCGGGGATCAGAGAGATGGTTTCCGAGACGGATCTGGGCATCCAGAACCTGGTCCAGCCCATATTTGTAGATGAGAGGATAACCGAGCCGAGGATGATCGAATCCATGCCCGGCCAGTATCATCAGAGCATAGAGAGCGTGGCAGCAGAGGCAGGAGCGCTGGAGGATCTGGGGGTGCCAGCAGTGCTGCTATTCGGCCTGCCCTCCACCAAGGATGAGATGGGCTCGGCTGCAGCCGATCCCGATGGCGTGATCCAGAAGGCGGTGCGGGCAATCAAGGAATGCACCAGTCTTTTGGTCATAACCGACCTGTGTCTGTGCGAGTACACCAGCCACGGCCACTGCGGCCTGGTCCGGGGAGAGCGAGTACTGAACGATGAGACCCTTCCCCTGCTGGGTGAGGTGGCAGTGAGCCAGGCCCAGGCGGGAGCGGATATAGTCGCCCCCAGCGGAATGATGGATCATATGGTGCGAGCCATTCGCACCTCTTTGGACTGGGAGGGATTCGCCGATACCCCCATTCTCTCTTATTCCGCCAAGTATGCCTCCACATTCTACGGTCCCTTCCGGGAGGCGGCCCAGTCGGGCTTCGCATTCGGCGATCGCCGGGGATACCAGATGGATCCGGCCAACTTTGCCGAAGCCCTGTGGGAGGTGCAGCTGGACATCGAGGAAGGGGCGGATATGGTGATGGTCAAGCCGGCCATGCCCTATTTGGATGTGCTCCGGGCAGTAAAGGAGATGTTCGGCATGCCCACTGCTGCCTATCAGGTATCTGGAGAGTACTCCATGATCCAGGCCGCCGCTGAGCGGGGCTGGCTGGATGAGCGGGCCGCCTTTCTGGAGTCGTTGATGTGTATTAAGAGGGCGGGGGCGGATATGATCATCACCTACTGGGCGAAGGAGTATGCCAGGCAATGCGAAGGATGA
- the hemA gene encoding glutamyl-tRNA reductase, which produces MSEIASMLVTHRTASIDEIERAWHGDVETILKWVMSQDRVEECAVLKTCNRVEVYVVAPRGEKVLFDLAKKARVSSRIIDFHDHDESLLHLLRLASGLESMIIGEDQILGQMKELTQIAMKAGTTGWMLETAFKKAIQVGKRVRKETRINERSVSVGSAAVDLAEEILGDLKGKSVLVIGAGETGELISRALLSREIGSLAVTNRTLSSAVCLAESLGGEAVPFDDMPRRLHTADVVISATSAPHYILLKSDIEMAMADRSNKLLIIDIANPRDVDQAAAEVSGVELHNIDSLKNISRENMMQRMAEATRVEEIITEELQLLRAKYKRKEAEELLARLYSQAELIKDQEVRKAMNKLSARHTLGEIEQQVLCDMSRSIVNKILSEPTKSLKSAAERGDLEILKSLCELFRLEEKI; this is translated from the coding sequence ATGAGCGAGATAGCCTCGATGCTGGTTACTCACCGCACCGCCTCCATAGACGAGATTGAGAGAGCCTGGCACGGTGACGTAGAGACCATTCTTAAATGGGTGATGTCTCAGGACAGGGTAGAGGAATGCGCTGTTCTCAAGACCTGCAACCGAGTCGAGGTTTATGTGGTGGCACCGCGAGGGGAGAAGGTGCTCTTCGACCTGGCCAAGAAAGCGCGCGTATCATCTCGAATCATCGATTTTCATGATCACGACGAATCCCTGCTCCATCTTCTCCGCCTGGCCTCGGGCTTGGAGTCCATGATCATCGGAGAGGACCAGATCCTGGGACAGATGAAGGAGTTGACCCAAATCGCGATGAAGGCGGGAACAACTGGCTGGATGCTGGAGACTGCTTTTAAGAAGGCCATTCAGGTGGGCAAGAGGGTGCGCAAAGAGACCCGCATCAACGAGCGCTCGGTGTCGGTAGGCTCTGCAGCTGTCGACCTGGCTGAGGAGATCCTGGGTGACCTGAAGGGCAAATCAGTGCTGGTAATAGGCGCTGGCGAGACTGGGGAGCTAATATCCCGGGCACTGCTCAGCCGGGAGATCGGATCGCTGGCAGTCACCAATCGGACCCTTAGCTCAGCGGTCTGTCTGGCGGAGAGCCTGGGGGGAGAGGCAGTTCCATTTGATGATATGCCCCGCCGCCTTCATACTGCAGATGTGGTGATCAGCGCCACCTCTGCCCCCCATTACATCCTCCTCAAGAGCGACATAGAGATGGCCATGGCCGATAGAAGCAACAAGCTTCTCATAATCGATATCGCTAACCCCAGGGACGTGGACCAGGCTGCTGCCGAGGTTTCAGGGGTCGAGCTGCATAACATCGACAGCCTCAAGAACATCAGCCGGGAGAACATGATGCAGAGGATGGCAGAGGCGACACGGGTGGAGGAGATCATAACAGAAGAGCTGCAGCTTCTCCGGGCCAAGTACAAGAGGAAGGAGGCGGAAGAGCTGCTGGCTCGGCTTTACTCTCAGGCGGAGCTGATCAAGGACCAGGAGGTCAGAAAGGCCATGAACAAGCTCTCAGCCAGGCATACCCTGGGCGAGATCGAGCAGCAGGTCCTGTGCGATATGAGCCGCTCCATTGTGAATAAAATATTATCGGAGCCGACCAAATCGCTGAAGAGCGCTGCGGAGAGGGGAGACCTGGAGATACTGAAGTCATTGTGCGAGCTGTTCCGGCTGGAGGAGAAGATATGA
- a CDS encoding precorrin-2 dehydrogenase/sirohydrochlorin ferrochelatase family protein has translation MVAPDDCSYRPLLPLFLDMSQRLVVIFGGGKVAERKALLFSDYGPVQVVSQSFTPKLLASKDRWELTECDLRVDFKRYLQGAFIAIPATSNSQLNRSIEEEAIRVGILVNRVEGRGEVVVPSIIRKGQISIAISTESPGLTRYLRLRLEEELTEDYQGMAKLLGRLRPELKELIPGQEDRARAIRNILEDKEVWRLLGHSYEKAYMRARSHACQDERDSLDAGYSPHRLHRRD, from the coding sequence ATGGTTGCACCGGATGACTGCTCTTATAGGCCCCTCCTCCCCCTTTTTCTGGATATGAGCCAGAGGCTGGTGGTGATCTTCGGTGGGGGAAAGGTGGCGGAGAGAAAGGCCCTCCTCTTTTCCGATTACGGGCCGGTGCAGGTGGTCAGCCAGAGTTTCACCCCTAAACTCCTGGCATCAAAGGATCGGTGGGAGCTGACAGAGTGCGATCTTAGGGTTGATTTCAAGAGATATCTGCAGGGCGCATTCATCGCCATTCCCGCCACCAGCAACTCCCAGTTGAACCGGTCGATAGAGGAGGAGGCGATCCGGGTGGGAATTCTGGTTAACCGGGTGGAGGGCAGAGGGGAGGTGGTGGTTCCTTCCATTATCAGAAAGGGCCAGATCTCCATCGCCATTTCTACCGAGTCCCCCGGCTTGACCCGGTACCTCCGCCTCCGGCTGGAGGAGGAGCTGACCGAGGACTACCAGGGTATGGCAAAGCTTCTTGGTCGGTTGAGGCCTGAACTGAAGGAGCTCATACCCGGACAGGAGGATCGCGCCCGGGCAATCAGGAACATCCTGGAGGACAAAGAGGTCTGGAGGCTTTTGGGCCACTCCTATGAAAAGGCCTATATGAGAGCCCGCTCACATGCATGCCAGGATGAGCGAGATAGCCTCGATGCTGGTTACTCACCGCACCGCCTCCATAGACGAGATTGA
- the ahbB gene encoding siroheme decarboxylase subunit beta encodes MDELDLELLKVAQDGLDLTERPYRVWGEVLGMGEDEIISRLRAMEGEGIIRRFAATIGHRALGILANALIAWRVPPEKVDEAGAIFAAAEEVTHCYERATAQDWPYNIYTMVHSRSREECLQIAERLSSRSGISDYIVLFSEKEYKKISARI; translated from the coding sequence ATGGACGAGTTGGACCTAGAGCTTCTCAAGGTCGCTCAGGATGGATTGGATCTGACGGAGAGGCCGTACCGGGTTTGGGGTGAGGTCTTGGGGATGGGGGAGGATGAGATCATATCCCGTCTCCGCGCTATGGAGGGGGAGGGCATCATCCGCCGTTTTGCTGCCACCATAGGGCACAGAGCCCTGGGAATTCTGGCCAACGCCCTTATCGCCTGGAGGGTGCCGCCAGAGAAGGTGGATGAGGCAGGAGCGATCTTTGCTGCAGCTGAGGAGGTCACTCACTGCTATGAACGGGCAACCGCCCAGGACTGGCCTTATAACATTTACACCATGGTCCATTCTCGCAGCAGAGAAGAATGCCTCCAGATTGCAGAACGGCTCTCTTCGCGGTCCGGCATAAGCGACTATATCGTCCTTTTCAGCGAGAAGGAGTACAAGAAGATAAGCGCCAGGATATGA
- a CDS encoding right-handed parallel beta-helix repeat-containing protein — translation MRPVAAFILISILLASSVQARVLIVDPGDSSDAKTISAAVFKAIPGDTIQIQPGRYPGAIIDRSLKIYGQEGVSIEGPLSINAPGCEIYDLKINTSRSDASLSLLSGDCQVIRCTISGEKAAVSSEGSNNTIANCSISSPAGIEIFAPDNRVLGCHIQGSGIGVRINQTSGCWVEDCTIAALQGVLIEDSDRNGVVNNTILTDGLGLVLTRSDGNVASGNNLSGAFVSGIDMLNSRFNDIAANKIEGGKVGISLRVTEHCNVTSNWCLGNERAGIYGNEASGLMLAENDLIENGNGILLSASADNIIRSNLASHNVYGISLRGSAKNLLQDNLMELNRYNLRIDDGDGADLSLQDYYDQDIDRSNMIDGRPIYYLVGKSGMNVPEDCAFLGLISCREISARNLTISNSSVGMLLVNSSGCRIQNSSIDLSEEGILLRASNDCIISDCRVRECNVGFDSRDSRGIQFVADHAQDCAAEGFRVDGSLNLLLLKCNSTASNSGISLHSSRLCRVQDCSAVRNAKEGLLLSLSHRCSLVGNQAASNDRGIALTGSNACALESNFAISNQKDGISIEQLSDAEVKGNNATNNGQGIFVQSSKRSKISGNVLCNNSRYGLRMSTSTSCNITGNEICSNQIAGINLVDCTDNFLYHNIIRDNIIQNAADNGNNHWDAGAEAGGNYWSDHEVVGDPGSVPRTIPAQGQDRYPFQHPGGWG, via the coding sequence ATGAGACCAGTTGCCGCCTTCATTCTTATTTCGATTCTCCTGGCAAGCTCAGTCCAGGCGCGCGTCTTGATCGTCGATCCTGGCGACAGTAGCGATGCTAAGACCATTTCTGCTGCCGTATTTAAAGCCATTCCAGGAGATACAATTCAAATTCAGCCCGGCAGATACCCTGGCGCAATCATCGATCGAAGCCTCAAGATCTATGGACAAGAGGGCGTCTCCATAGAGGGGCCGCTCAGCATCAATGCACCGGGATGCGAGATATACGACCTCAAGATCAACACCAGCAGAAGTGATGCCTCTTTAAGCCTGCTTTCAGGTGACTGTCAGGTCATCCGCTGCACCATATCAGGGGAAAAAGCGGCAGTAAGCTCAGAGGGTAGCAACAATACAATTGCTAATTGCAGCATCAGCTCCCCCGCGGGAATAGAGATCTTCGCCCCGGACAACCGGGTCCTTGGCTGCCACATCCAGGGCAGTGGGATTGGGGTAAGGATAAACCAGACCTCTGGCTGCTGGGTTGAAGATTGCACAATCGCCGCTTTGCAGGGAGTGCTAATCGAGGACTCGGATAGGAATGGGGTGGTTAACAACACCATTCTCACAGACGGACTGGGCCTGGTCCTCACCCGGTCGGATGGAAATGTGGCATCGGGAAATAACCTCAGCGGGGCTTTTGTGAGCGGCATAGATATGCTCAATTCCCGGTTTAACGATATCGCGGCGAATAAGATCGAAGGGGGCAAGGTGGGCATCAGCTTGAGAGTGACGGAACACTGCAATGTGACCTCCAATTGGTGCCTGGGAAATGAGAGGGCAGGGATCTACGGCAACGAGGCAAGCGGATTGATGCTGGCAGAGAATGACCTTATTGAAAACGGCAACGGGATACTCCTCTCTGCCTCAGCCGACAACATCATCCGGTCCAATCTCGCCTCTCATAACGTCTACGGTATTTCATTGCGCGGATCAGCGAAAAACCTCCTCCAGGATAACCTCATGGAATTGAATCGCTACAACCTGCGCATTGACGACGGCGATGGAGCAGATTTGTCTCTTCAAGACTATTATGATCAGGACATAGACAGGAGCAATATGATCGATGGCAGGCCTATCTATTATCTGGTGGGAAAATCGGGGATGAATGTGCCGGAAGACTGTGCCTTTTTGGGATTGATATCATGCCGGGAGATATCTGCTAGGAATCTGACCATATCCAATAGCAGCGTAGGCATGCTGCTGGTGAACTCCTCTGGCTGCCGCATTCAAAACAGCAGCATCGATCTATCCGAGGAGGGCATTCTCCTCCGGGCCAGCAATGACTGCATCATCTCCGACTGTCGGGTCCGGGAGTGCAATGTCGGCTTCGACAGCCGGGACTCTAGAGGAATTCAGTTTGTGGCTGACCATGCCCAAGACTGCGCTGCCGAGGGCTTCAGGGTGGACGGCTCGCTTAACCTGCTTCTGCTCAAGTGCAACTCCACCGCATCTAATAGCGGCATATCCCTTCACAGCTCCCGACTATGCAGAGTGCAAGACTGCAGCGCAGTTCGAAATGCAAAGGAAGGGCTCCTTCTGAGCCTCTCCCATCGGTGCTCTCTGGTGGGCAACCAGGCCGCCTCAAACGACCGAGGCATCGCCCTCACCGGCAGCAACGCCTGCGCTCTTGAGTCCAATTTCGCCATCTCTAATCAGAAAGACGGCATATCAATAGAGCAGCTATCCGATGCAGAGGTTAAAGGCAATAATGCCACCAATAATGGCCAAGGCATCTTTGTCCAGTCGTCCAAGAGATCGAAGATCAGCGGAAACGTCCTCTGTAACAATAGCCGCTACGGCCTGCGCATGAGCACCAGCACTAGCTGCAACATCACCGGAAATGAGATCTGCTCAAATCAGATAGCTGGCATCAATCTGGTCGACTGCACTGACAACTTCCTCTATCATAACATAATCAGAGATAACATCATCCAGAATGCCGCGGACAATGGCAATAACCACTGGGACGCTGGGGCTGAAGCGGGAGGCAACTACTGGAGCGATCATGAGGTGGTGGGCGATCCGGGAAGCGTGCCCCGCACCATTCCCGCCCAGGGCCAGGATCGTTATCCATTCCAGCATCCAGGAGGCTGGGGTTGA
- a CDS encoding PAS domain S-box protein — translation MAGPYRILIIEDDPEHAELIKMGFRRHDEFFLNFAATGENGLEMISQDRYDLISVDLVLPGIGGLDVLVRIRRLDPDIPVVMVSGHGTTEMAVVAFENRATKYVVKSLESFKSLPYVFENLIQEARFKANERQMRECIERSERIHRNVVENALAGIYILQEGVFKLVNPRLGEIFGCSADSLLGMPFWQLITPDDIQCAIRLEKDRQSGVPIYESRVLRKDGTCRWIEFRTMPIEHEGQRAVLGNLLDITDRKEREIEILRANRELEAMDRISEICFSSKEDLDKVLADSLAFIVSGAGGADVGGIFLQENRGLVLRALHGSVEVLIEFVNDIQAGCDLLGKPLVHEVKDGSRGSWISAPIISGAQKKGALVLACEELECLHFLERASLRIGYILDRSEKPPTILSENEIEVMKYAW, via the coding sequence ATGGCAGGGCCTTATCGCATTCTCATCATTGAGGACGATCCAGAGCATGCAGAGCTGATCAAAATGGGCTTCCGAAGGCATGATGAGTTCTTCTTGAATTTTGCCGCCACAGGAGAGAATGGCCTGGAGATGATATCCCAGGATAGATACGATCTGATCTCTGTGGACTTGGTTCTGCCGGGGATTGGAGGCCTGGATGTTTTAGTGAGGATCAGAAGGCTGGACCCAGATATCCCCGTGGTCATGGTCTCCGGCCACGGCACAACGGAGATGGCAGTGGTTGCCTTCGAGAATCGGGCGACTAAATATGTGGTCAAGAGCCTGGAGAGCTTCAAGAGCCTCCCCTATGTCTTTGAAAACCTCATACAAGAGGCACGGTTCAAGGCAAATGAGAGGCAGATGAGGGAGTGCATCGAAAGGTCGGAGAGAATTCACAGAAATGTTGTGGAGAATGCCCTGGCTGGCATTTATATCCTCCAGGAGGGGGTCTTCAAGCTGGTCAATCCGAGGCTGGGAGAGATCTTCGGTTGCTCTGCGGATAGCCTCCTGGGGATGCCCTTCTGGCAGCTGATCACGCCTGATGACATTCAGTGCGCGATCCGGCTGGAAAAAGACCGGCAGTCCGGCGTGCCGATTTATGAATCAAGGGTTCTGCGCAAGGACGGAACATGTCGCTGGATAGAGTTCCGGACGATGCCCATAGAGCACGAGGGGCAGAGGGCGGTCCTGGGAAATCTCCTGGATATAACGGATAGAAAGGAGAGGGAGATCGAGATCCTCAGGGCCAACCGGGAACTGGAAGCAATGGATCGGATATCTGAGATCTGTTTTTCCTCCAAGGAAGATCTGGACAAGGTGCTAGCCGATTCCCTGGCCTTTATCGTCTCTGGGGCAGGCGGGGCGGATGTCGGGGGCATATTCCTCCAGGAGAATAGGGGCCTGGTGCTGAGGGCTCTGCATGGATCGGTGGAGGTCTTGATCGAGTTCGTCAATGATATCCAGGCAGGCTGCGACCTTCTCGGCAAGCCTCTGGTTCACGAGGTTAAAGATGGATCGAGGGGATCTTGGATATCAGCGCCGATAATCTCCGGAGCGCAGAAGAAGGGGGCGCTGGTCCTGGCCTGCGAGGAGCTTGAATGCCTGCATTTTCTGGAAAGAGCATCGTTGCGCATCGGATATATTTTGGATCGATCTGAGAAGCCCCCCACCATTCTCTCCGAAAACGAGATCGAGGTTATGAAATATGCCTGGTAG